TCTACACTTGCTGGCTTAAATATAGAACCATTTACCACAGCCGAATTTGTTCACCCGCTTCCATGGAATATCTTGATATTGGGAACCTATGATGTAAAATTATCATCGGGAAAAATAAATGATAACGATGATTTAAACCCAGCAAATGATTTTATAAATAAAGAAATTATTATTGGTGATCCTACACCAAATATTATTGCCAATTATTTGACCTTTGTAGAAGAATATGAAGTGATTGGAAATGCGGACGACGATATTGAAAATCCAACCGATCTGGATTTTCACCCTATATTAACTGAATTTCAGGTATGGGTTACCAATAAAGGGACAGAAGGTTCTGGCGGATCAACAGTTACCTTTTGGAATGCAGGACAAGGAGGCCAAACATCAGAATGGAAACAAGATGGAAATGCATGGCATTTTATGAGTCTTCCAACAGGTATTGCATTCAGTGAAAATACAAATTTTGCAACTTCACCCGGAGTAAAGGATGCCAATCACAGTGGTGGAACATTTACAGGCCCAACTTTATGGACAAGTGATATGGATATTTATGCTGAGCCTTCGGGTGGAAATGGAAGCCATTTAGATATGTTACACCAAAGCCCTTTCGCTATGGGAATTACAGCATGGCGCGACAATGCATTTTTTGTTTTTTGCAATTATCACGGGTATGTTCATATGTATGACTTTGTAAAGGATCACGGGCCGGGAAATGATGATCATGCAGATGGAAGAGTTTGGGAATACCTGGATTTTGATATTGAAATGATAAATGATGATCTGCCTTCACATTTGGTGTTTGATAAGGCGTCGAATTATTTGTATACTATTGATGCCGGGGATGGAAGAATTATCAGAATGGATCCGGAGTCAGGTGAAGTTACCGGCACTTTTCCTCATGCTAATGAACCATTGGCTGAAGCAAATGAAATAGAAAATACCGATTGGGTGGAAATTGTTTCAGAAGGTTTAATTGAACCCGTAGGAATTGATGTTATTGATGATTATATGCTCGTTAGTGATCATGCAACCGGAGAGATTATTATTTATGATATTACCTCAGTGCCTGCCATTGAACTTAAAAGATTACAAACAGAAAGAACTGGATTAATGGGAATTAAAATTGGACCTGATGGTATGATATGGTTTGTAGATCAGGGAGAAGATGAATTAGTGAGAATAAATATTACCAATACAGTAGGCATTCATGATCATGTGTTGCAAAATAATGTTGCAGTGTATCCGAACCCATCAAATGGAATATTTACTTTAAATGTGAATGCTCCATACCAAAATATCGAAATGAAGTTCACAATTTTAAATAATCTGGGAGAAATTATTTATGATAAGGTCGCGGCAGTTGGGAATCAGCAACAAATTGATATTTCTGATTATGCTGCCGGAACATATATTCTGAAAATTGTTTCTGAAAATGGATTTGCCACTAAAAAATTGGTAATAGTGGAATAAGAAAAGTTGTTGGCATATGACCATGTATATTAAAAATATGGTGTGCGACCGATGTTTGCGCACCGTAAAAAATATTTTTGAAAGCAAAGGAATTCCGGTTTCTAAAATTACCTTAGGTGAAGTAGAGATTAAAAATAAAATTTCAGATGTTCAACTGAAATCTATCACATCAGTTTTGAACACTGAAGGATTTGAGATTCTGGACAACAAGAATTCAAAGATAATCGAGCGCATAAAAAATATCGTCATCGAACAAATTCAAAATGGAAAACATTTCGATAAAAAGATGAATTTCTCTCAGTTATTGGAAAATGCCTTATTAAAAGAGTATTCCTTTTTAAGCAATTTATTTTCCGTTACGGAAGGTATCACTATAGAAAAATATATTATCCTTCAAAAAACCGAGCGTGTGAAAGAGTTATTGGTTTACGGAGAAAAATCGCTGAGTGAAATTGCATTTGAAATGGGATATAGCAGTGTTGCGCATTTGAGCAGTCAGTTTAAAAAGACTACTGGGCTTACTCCAAGTAATTTCAGGGCACTTACAAGTCATAAAAGAAAAGGACTGGATAATATCAGGTTGGAAATTATATAAATCAAATCAAAAATTGTGTAACAGTCAGCTTGAAATATCAGGCGACCTTTGTGTTATAAAAACAAATAATTATGACACATTCTTACAAAGTCTCAAACATGACCTGCAGTGGTTGTATAACCAATGTTAAAAGCAGGTTATTGATCCACCCGGATATATTATCCGCAGAAGTGAATTTGCCGGATAACGCTGTTATCACAATGCAAAAACATATTTCGCTGGAAGAATTACAGGACATTATTGGTGCAGATTCGAAATATAGAATTTCGGAAAACGGATCAGATTCTTCCCATGCAGCAATGCATCAGAATACTGTTTCAACCTGGTTTAAAACATATAAACCACTATTGTTGATCTTTCTCTTCATTGCCGGTATTTCAACAATATCTGCAACAAGATCAGGAAGTTTTGATAGTATGATCTGGATGCAATATTTTATGGCTGGATTTTTTATCACCTTTTCATTTTTTAAATTTCTCGACCTGAAAGGGTTCGCCGAAAGTTATTCCATGTATGATGTATTGGCGAAAAAAATGCCCGCATATGGATTTGTATATCCATTCATCGAATTAGGACTGGGAATTGCCTATTTAATTAATTTTAATATGCAGATAACAAATATTGCTACTATATTAATTATGGGATTCAGCAGTATTGGTGTTATTCAAAGTGTAATGCATAAAAAAAGAATTCAATGTGCATGTCTTGGAGCTGTGTTTAATTTGCCGATGAGCACAGTAACCATTATTGAAGATCTTTTGATGGTTGTTATGGCCTTATTTATGCTTAATATTTAAAAATAATATTTATGAATACGGAAATACACGATCATACACATCACGGCCATGAAACAAAAAGACTGGCCTCGGATCCAAATCCTAAAATGGGCATGGAGGGACACGACCATCATAAAATGATGATCAGGGATTTTAAGAATCGATTTTATGTTACACTTATTCTCACTGTTCCTATAGTAATACTTTCTCCCATGATCCAGAATTGGCTTGGAATTAATTTACAGTTTAAAGGTTCGCAATATATTCTTTTATTATTATCTACAATTGTTTATTTATATGGTGGATGGCCCTTTTTAAAAGGTTGGATAGAAGAAATAAGATTCAAAAATCCGGGAATGATGTTTCTTATAGGATTTGCTATCTCCGTAGCATATATTTATAGCGTTGCGGTCGTTTTTGGTTTGCCAGGCATGGATTTTTTTTGGGAATTGGCAACACTGATTCTTATTATGCTTCTGGGGCATTGGATTGAGATGAGATCTATTGCAGGTGCATCTAAAGAGCTGGAATTACTGGTGCAATTAATGCCTTCTGAAGCACATATGGTAATGGGAGATACAATACATGATGTTGAAACGGAATCATTAAATACAAATGATATTATTTTAATTAAACCCGGTGAAAAGGTTGCAGCAGATGGGATAATAACGGAAGGTGAAAGTTATTTGAATGAATCGATGCTTACGGGGGAATCGAAACCGGTACAAAAAATAAAGGGAGATAAGGTTATCGCAGGTGCTATAAATGGCAACGGCTCCATAAAAGTTGTTGTATCGCATAACGCAAAAGATTCCTATTTGTCGCAGGTAATTAAGCTGGTTCAGGATGCACAACGCTCAAAATCCAAAACGCAACTCCTTGCCAATAGAGCTGCAAAATGGTTAACAATTATTGCAATTGTTGCAGGTATTTCAACCTTCATATTTTGGTATTCTTCCGGAAAAGAAATAGCTTTTGCCATGGAAAGAATGGTTACCGTAATTGTAATTTGTTGTCCACATGCCTTGGGTCTAGCAGTTCCTTTAGTGGTGGCAAAATCAACGGCATTATCTGCAAAAAATGGTCTGTTGATAAAGAACAGGACAGCATTTGAAAATGCCAGAAAAATTACAACACTGGTATTTGATAAAACCGGGACACTCACTATTGGTAAATTTGAGGTATCTAAAATTGTATCAGTAAATACAGCTATAAATGAAAATGAATTAATTCGTTTAGTATCAGCATTGGAACAAAATTCGGAACATCCGATCGCAACAGGAATTATTAAAAAGGTGAAGGAATTGTCAATTAATATTCCTGATGCAGAGAATTTTAAAGCAATAACCGGAAAGGGTGTGGAAGCAATGGTGGAAAATAAAAAGATCAAAGTTGTTAGTCCCGGGTATTTAAAAGAAATGAATATTACCATGCCGGGAAGTTTCATTGCAAGCGATATGGAAACTGCAGTTTTTCTACTTATCGAAAACAAATTGGCAGGATATATTTTATTATCCGATCAAATCCGCCCGGAATCCGAAGCTGCAATATCCAAATTAAAACAAAATGGAATAAAGACATTGCTTCTTACCGGCGATAACAATAAGGTGGCAAAAAGTGTGAGTGAAAAATTGGGTATTGATAGTTTTTATGGGGAAGTATTGCCTCATCAAAAATTAGAAAAAATAAAAGCATTGCAGAGTTCGGGTGAGTTTGTTGCAATGACAGGTGACGGAGTTAATGATGCGCCCGCCTTAGCAGTGGCTGATATTGGTATTGCAGTAGGAAGTGGCAGTGATATTGCAGCGGAAACCGCAGGAATCATTTTAGTAAATAGCAATCCTTCAGATGTTGTAAATTTAATTCTCTTTGGAAAGGCTACTTATAAGAAAATGATACAAAATTTGCTATGGGCAACCGGATATAATATTATTGCTCTGCCATTGGCAGCTGGTGTTTTATTCCAATGGGGAATTTTATTATCCCCGGCTGCAGGTGCAGTATTAATGAGTGCCAGTACAGTAATAGTAGCTATAAATGCAAAAACATTAAAAATTAAATTTTAACACATGCAACTTAGCAGGTCTTTTAACTCTAAAAATCAGATACAATACCTAATTATCAATAAAAAAAATCAAATGAAAAAAAATAGAATAATAATGAGTGTTTGCGCTTTGCTGTTAATTTTTGGCGGATGTAAATCAAAATCCCTACAACCCGAGGAAGTTAAACAGGAACCTGTCGATACTTCATCAATAGTTAATACGGGAGAATATTTTATGGAGACCATATTTGAACAAGGGATCTCTGCAGGAAAGGAAACTGTGATAAAATTAACTCCAAGGATCAGTTCTGATCCAAAAGCTACTGTGGAACTGCAAACTTTGCATGATAAAAAAATGCATGTTATTATTGTGAAAAACGATCTCTCCTTATTTTATCATATTCATCCGTCGCAATCCGGTACTCAAGAATATACAGTTCCATTCACCTTTAATTTCGGTGGTGATTATGTGGTTTTTGTTGATTATGCTCCTGAGGGTGCAGTACAACAATTGGAAAGAAAGGAAATTAATGTTACAGGAAAAGATTATGCTAAAAAGGAGTATGCGATGCAACGGCTATCCGCCGAGGTGGATGGATTTGTAGTGAAGTTAATTCCTGATCAGAATAAAATCGAATCTGATCATGCAATTACCTTTACATCAACCATTTCACAGAACGGAAAAATAATTGATGCCAATACACTCGATAATTATCTTGGAGCAAAGGCACATATGGTGATCATTAGTGAAGATACAAAACAATTTTTACATGTGCATCCAGAACTGAAAGGAGAACAGTTGACATTACATACAGAATTTCCCGAATCAGGGATGTTCAGGGGTTGGATACAATTTCAATATAAAGGAAAATTACATACTGTAGATTTCGTTTTTGATGTCCCAGATGGTGACGGACACGAACATGAGCATAAATCAAAGCACGAACACGAAGAAAAGGAAGAACCTGTGCATTTACATTAAAAAATTAAGCTTGGGCTTTATAAAATGAATTCAATTCAAATGTCTTTGTCAAAGCTTTTGTGTATTTCAATTTTATCCTGAAAAATGACTACAAACATTATTTAGGGTGATTTAACTCCTTTGCACATTGACCTATATTTGGATATTTTGTGTAACTTTAATATGTAACCAAGTTTGGATTCTTAATATTGGTATTTAATTTCAAGGCTAGCTATAATGGTAAATTATTTTATCACATGGGCCCTTAAAAACAGAATAATCGTCCTGCTATTTGCAGCTGGCCTAACTGTGTATGGTATTTACTCTGTCAAGAATACACCAGTTGATGCAATCCCAGACCTTTCTGAGAACCAGGTAATAATTTTTACAGAATGGATGGGCCGCAACCCTCAAATTATTGAAGATCAAATTACCTATCCATTGGTTAGTAATTTACAAGGTATTGCTAAAGTTAAAAATATTCGTGCCAGCAGTATGTTCGGGATGAGTTTTGTATTTGTGGTATTTGATGATGATACAGATATTTATTGGGCTCGTACTCGTGTATTGGAACGTTTAAATTACGCCCAAAGGTTGTTACCTGCAGGTATTATTCCAACATTGGGGCCCGACGGAACCGGTTTAGGTCATGTTTATTGGTATACATTGGACGCACCTGGTTACGATTTGGGTGAATTAAGAGCATTACAGGATTGGTATGTTAGGTTTGGACTTCAGACGGTTGAGGGCGTTAGTGAAGTAGCTTCATTTGGCGGATTCGAAAAACAATATCAGATAGTAGTTGACCCAAATAAGCTAAGGTATTACAATATTCCACTTATGGATATTGTTAATCAGGTTAAAGCAAATAATAATGATGTAGGTGGAAGAAAATTTGAACAATCAGATATTGGGTATATTATTCGTGGATTAGGTTATATCAAAGATATTAATGAAATTGAAAATATTCCTTTGAAAACAGTAAATTCAATTCCTATCCGTGTAAAGGATGTTGCAACAGTGCAGATGGGTGGAGATCTGCGATTGGGGATCATAGAAGAAAATGGCGAGGGAGAAAAAGTAGGAGGTATTGTTATCATGCGTTATGGTGAAAATGCAAAGGATGTAATTGAAAGAGTAAAAATAAAATTGGAGGATATAGAAAAGGGTTTGCCACCCGGAGTAAAATTTGAAGTTGCTTATGATCGATCAAATTTGATTGATGCAACAATTGATACCTTAAAAAAAGCTGTGATAGAAGAAATAATTCTTGTAGCCATTGTGCTTTTCATCTTTTTGTTACACGCCAGAAGTGCACTTATAGTAGTAATTAC
The genomic region above belongs to Bacteroidota bacterium and contains:
- a CDS encoding T9SS type A sorting domain-containing protein; amino-acid sequence: MKNWLLLIFMVTTFSLSNHISGQCPVGQMDVVIEIETDSYGYEGYWQLVPAGNACGTGTIWEGGNDIQVGCSGAGEQDATTAFGYGDNISITEVVGCLNEGFYDIKYIDDWGDGAFKFNVSLDEYPMYNFVGTGEGNTFNFEITPPLAYDASISAITNNPYNNPGVVNIEGEISNYSANTINTLEVIYSIDGGTEVISTLAGLNIEPFTTAEFVHPLPWNILILGTYDVKLSSGKINDNDDLNPANDFINKEIIIGDPTPNIIANYLTFVEEYEVIGNADDDIENPTDLDFHPILTEFQVWVTNKGTEGSGGSTVTFWNAGQGGQTSEWKQDGNAWHFMSLPTGIAFSENTNFATSPGVKDANHSGGTFTGPTLWTSDMDIYAEPSGGNGSHLDMLHQSPFAMGITAWRDNAFFVFCNYHGYVHMYDFVKDHGPGNDDHADGRVWEYLDFDIEMINDDLPSHLVFDKASNYLYTIDAGDGRIIRMDPESGEVTGTFPHANEPLAEANEIENTDWVEIVSEGLIEPVGIDVIDDYMLVSDHATGEIIIYDITSVPAIELKRLQTERTGLMGIKIGPDGMIWFVDQGEDELVRINITNTVGIHDHVLQNNVAVYPNPSNGIFTLNVNAPYQNIEMKFTILNNLGEIIYDKVAAVGNQQQIDISDYAAGTYILKIVSENGFATKKLVIVE
- a CDS encoding helix-turn-helix transcriptional regulator, translating into MTMYIKNMVCDRCLRTVKNIFESKGIPVSKITLGEVEIKNKISDVQLKSITSVLNTEGFEILDNKNSKIIERIKNIVIEQIQNGKHFDKKMNFSQLLENALLKEYSFLSNLFSVTEGITIEKYIILQKTERVKELLVYGEKSLSEIAFEMGYSSVAHLSSQFKKTTGLTPSNFRALTSHKRKGLDNIRLEII
- a CDS encoding cation transporter, whose product is MTHSYKVSNMTCSGCITNVKSRLLIHPDILSAEVNLPDNAVITMQKHISLEELQDIIGADSKYRISENGSDSSHAAMHQNTVSTWFKTYKPLLLIFLFIAGISTISATRSGSFDSMIWMQYFMAGFFITFSFFKFLDLKGFAESYSMYDVLAKKMPAYGFVYPFIELGLGIAYLINFNMQITNIATILIMGFSSIGVIQSVMHKKRIQCACLGAVFNLPMSTVTIIEDLLMVVMALFMLNI
- the cadA gene encoding cadmium-translocating P-type ATPase; its protein translation is MNTEIHDHTHHGHETKRLASDPNPKMGMEGHDHHKMMIRDFKNRFYVTLILTVPIVILSPMIQNWLGINLQFKGSQYILLLLSTIVYLYGGWPFLKGWIEEIRFKNPGMMFLIGFAISVAYIYSVAVVFGLPGMDFFWELATLILIMLLGHWIEMRSIAGASKELELLVQLMPSEAHMVMGDTIHDVETESLNTNDIILIKPGEKVAADGIITEGESYLNESMLTGESKPVQKIKGDKVIAGAINGNGSIKVVVSHNAKDSYLSQVIKLVQDAQRSKSKTQLLANRAAKWLTIIAIVAGISTFIFWYSSGKEIAFAMERMVTVIVICCPHALGLAVPLVVAKSTALSAKNGLLIKNRTAFENARKITTLVFDKTGTLTIGKFEVSKIVSVNTAINENELIRLVSALEQNSEHPIATGIIKKVKELSINIPDAENFKAITGKGVEAMVENKKIKVVSPGYLKEMNITMPGSFIASDMETAVFLLIENKLAGYILLSDQIRPESEAAISKLKQNGIKTLLLTGDNNKVAKSVSEKLGIDSFYGEVLPHQKLEKIKALQSSGEFVAMTGDGVNDAPALAVADIGIAVGSGSDIAAETAGIILVNSNPSDVVNLILFGKATYKKMIQNLLWATGYNIIALPLAAGVLFQWGILLSPAAGAVLMSASTVIVAINAKTLKIKF
- a CDS encoding efflux RND transporter permease subunit, which produces MVNYFITWALKNRIIVLLFAAGLTVYGIYSVKNTPVDAIPDLSENQVIIFTEWMGRNPQIIEDQITYPLVSNLQGIAKVKNIRASSMFGMSFVFVVFDDDTDIYWARTRVLERLNYAQRLLPAGIIPTLGPDGTGLGHVYWYTLDAPGYDLGELRALQDWYVRFGLQTVEGVSEVASFGGFEKQYQIVVDPNKLRYYNIPLMDIVNQVKANNNDVGGRKFEQSDIGYIIRGLGYIKDINEIENIPLKTVNSIPIRVKDVATVQMGGDLRLGIIEENGEGEKVGGIVIMRYGENAKDVIERVKIKLEDIEKGLPPGVKFEVAYDRSNLIDATIDTLKKAVIEEIILVAIVLFIFLLHARSALIVVITIPISVLIAFIMMSWFGITSNIMSLAGVALAIGDLVDAGIVMVENAMKTISDETN